A DNA window from Pseudomonas resinovorans NBRC 106553 contains the following coding sequences:
- a CDS encoding MATE family efflux transporter produces the protein MSLLRDAWRHTPTHHKVWALAAPMILSNLSVPLVALVDSTVVGHLPHAHQLAAVAVGSTLYMLLLGVLGFLRMGTTGFAAQAAGRADGGALRQVLLQGLGLASGLALLLGLLAVPFSGFALHLMAPSAELDALTREFFHIRLLGLPAALANYALVGWFLGTQNARAPLAILLGTNLANIALALWFVLGLDWGVAGAARAAVIAEWSGVLIGLALTRGALRRHPGRIDWPALRLWRNWRPLLAVNRDIFIRSLALQLVFFLLTVQGTRLGDATVAANALLLNGLLVTAYALDGLAHAVEALCGHAIGARDRLTLRRSLLVAGGWSLIASLAFALFFAIGGDLFINMQSDIAEVREVAHHYLPYLALLPLVAVWSYLLDGLFIGATRAREMRDAMLVAVVLSLPLGWGLQFLGNHGLWLAFLAFMALRGISLGIQAWRLKRNDAWFAGAHG, from the coding sequence ATGAGCCTGTTGCGCGACGCCTGGCGGCATACCCCGACCCACCACAAGGTCTGGGCGCTGGCAGCCCCGATGATCCTCTCGAACCTTTCCGTGCCGCTGGTGGCGCTGGTGGACAGCACGGTGGTGGGCCATCTGCCCCACGCGCACCAGCTTGCCGCCGTGGCGGTGGGTAGCACCCTGTACATGCTGCTGCTCGGCGTACTGGGCTTCCTGCGCATGGGTACCACCGGCTTCGCCGCCCAGGCCGCCGGCCGCGCCGATGGCGGCGCCCTGCGCCAGGTGCTGCTGCAGGGCCTGGGGCTGGCATCGGGCCTGGCGCTGCTGCTGGGCCTGCTGGCGGTGCCCTTCAGCGGCTTCGCACTGCACCTGATGGCCCCCTCGGCGGAGCTGGACGCGCTGACCCGCGAGTTCTTCCACATCCGCCTGCTCGGGCTGCCGGCGGCCCTGGCCAACTACGCCCTGGTGGGCTGGTTCCTCGGCACCCAGAACGCCCGCGCGCCGCTGGCCATCCTGCTCGGCACCAACCTGGCCAACATCGCCCTGGCGCTGTGGTTCGTCCTCGGGCTCGACTGGGGCGTGGCCGGTGCCGCGCGCGCGGCGGTGATCGCCGAATGGAGCGGCGTGCTGATCGGCCTGGCGCTGACCCGCGGCGCCCTGCGCCGCCACCCCGGTCGCATCGACTGGCCGGCGCTGCGGCTGTGGCGCAACTGGCGGCCGCTGCTGGCGGTGAACCGCGACATCTTCATCCGCTCCCTGGCGCTGCAGCTGGTGTTCTTCCTGCTCACGGTGCAGGGCACCCGCCTGGGGGATGCCACGGTGGCGGCCAACGCCCTGCTGCTCAACGGCCTGCTGGTGACCGCCTACGCGCTGGATGGCCTGGCCCATGCGGTGGAGGCCCTGTGCGGTCACGCCATCGGCGCCCGCGACCGCCTGACCCTGCGCCGCTCGCTGCTGGTGGCCGGTGGCTGGTCGCTGATCGCGAGCCTGGCCTTCGCGCTGTTCTTCGCCATCGGCGGCGACCTGTTCATCAACATGCAGAGCGATATCGCCGAGGTGCGCGAGGTGGCCCACCACTACCTGCCCTACCTGGCGCTGTTGCCCCTGGTGGCGGTGTGGAGCTACCTGCTGGACGGCCTGTTCATCGGCGCCACCCGCGCCCGCGAGATGCGCGACGCCATGCTGGTGGCGGTGGTACTTAGCCTGCCACTGGGTTGGGGGCTACAGTTTCTCGGCAACCACGGCCTCTGGCTGGCCTTCCTCGCCTTCATGGCCCTGCGGGGGATCAGTCTGGGTATCCAGGCCTGGCGCCTGAAACGGAACGACGCCTGGTTCGCCGGCGCACATGGATAA
- a CDS encoding DUF2214 family protein produces the protein MGQAIAAYLHFISIFVLFALLTLEHRLFKLPLDLERARSLVRIDIGYGLAAGVVLLTGLARVVWYGKGLDYYLHNSLFHAKVTLFVLIALLSAFPTFVFLNWRNELKAGQVPHMSTGKARAVIMVIRLELLLVLILPLLAVLMARGYGVIGG, from the coding sequence ATGGGACAAGCAATCGCCGCCTATCTGCATTTCATCTCGATCTTCGTGCTCTTCGCCCTGCTCACCCTTGAGCACCGGCTGTTCAAGCTGCCGCTGGACCTGGAACGGGCCCGCAGCCTCGTGCGCATCGATATCGGCTACGGCCTGGCCGCCGGCGTGGTGCTGCTGACCGGCCTGGCGCGGGTGGTCTGGTACGGCAAGGGCCTGGACTACTACCTGCACAACTCGCTGTTCCACGCCAAGGTCACCCTGTTCGTGCTGATCGCCCTGCTCTCGGCCTTCCCCACGTTCGTCTTCCTCAACTGGCGCAACGAGCTGAAGGCCGGCCAGGTGCCGCACATGAGCACGGGCAAGGCCCGTGCGGTGATCATGGTGATCCGCCTGGAGTTGCTGCTGGTGCTGATCCTGCCGCTGCTGGCCGTGCTGATGGCGCGCGGCTATGGGGTGATCGGCGGCTGA
- a CDS encoding FMN-dependent NADH-azoreductase, whose amino-acid sequence MPRVLLLECSPNDLASPGGQLAREMARRIHPKAEVIVRNLVREPLPPLCADYAQAVVGKSDCADEHFTLSEQLIGELESSHYLLISTPMHNYMVPAALKLWLDYVVRIDRSFRIEDGQRIGLLEDRPTFVVLSSGGHYLGARTKQMDFLSPYLRHVLGIVGLHHVEYIHLQGLADGEEAVAAALQQARERLSFNPVFAPEPFPDVLL is encoded by the coding sequence ATGCCGCGCGTCCTCCTGCTCGAATGCAGTCCCAACGACCTGGCTTCGCCCGGTGGCCAACTGGCCCGGGAAATGGCCCGGCGCATCCACCCGAAGGCCGAGGTGATCGTCCGCAACCTGGTGCGCGAGCCGCTGCCGCCGCTGTGTGCCGATTACGCCCAGGCGGTGGTCGGCAAGTCCGACTGCGCGGACGAGCACTTCACGCTCTCCGAGCAACTGATCGGCGAGCTGGAGAGCAGCCACTACCTGTTGATTTCCACCCCCATGCACAACTACATGGTGCCGGCGGCGCTGAAGCTCTGGCTGGACTACGTGGTGCGCATCGACCGCAGCTTCCGCATCGAGGACGGCCAGCGAATCGGCCTGCTGGAGGACCGCCCGACCTTCGTGGTGCTGAGCTCCGGCGGCCATTACCTGGGCGCACGGACCAAGCAGATGGACTTCCTCTCACCCTACCTGCGCCATGTACTGGGCATCGTCGGCCTGCACCATGTGGAGTACATCCACCTGCAGGGCCTGGCCGATGGCGAGGAGGCCGTGGCCGCGGCCCTGCAGCAGGCCCGGGAGCGCCTGTCGTTCAACCCGGTGTTCGCCCCCGAGCCCTTCCCCGATGTGCTGCTGTAG
- the speA gene encoding arginine decarboxylase codes for MSARRTRKDDGTSWTVADSRSVYGIRHWGAGYFAINEAGRVEVRPRGAGSAPVDFYDIVGDLREAGLSLPLLVRFPDILQDRVRQLTGAFDANIARLEYQNQYTALYPIKVNQQEAVVENIIATQNVSIGLEAGSKPELLAVLALAPKGGTIVCNGYKDREFIRLALMGQKLGHNVFIVIEKEAEVEFVIDIAAELKVAPQVGLRVRLSSLASSKWADTGGEKSKFGLSAAQILSVVERFRKAGLDQGVRLLHFHMGSQIANLADYQHGFKEAIRYYAELRSLGLPVDHIDVGGGLGVDYDGTHSRNASSINYDMDDYAGVVVGMLKEFCDAQGLPHPHIFSESGRAMTAHHAVLVMQVTDVERHNDAVPQIANLAEQPEIVRWLAELLGPTDTEMVTETYWRATHYMSDAATQYAEGKLTLAEKALAEQTYFAICRRLHNQLKARQRSHRQVLDELNDKLAEKYICNFSVFQSLPDTWAIGQVLPIIPLHRLDEEPLRRAVLQDLTCDSDGKINQYVDEQSIETSMPVHEVREGEDYLLGVFLVGAYQEILGDMHNLFGDTDSVNVYQHDDGSVYHAGIETHDTIEDMLRYVHLSPEELMALYRDKVSSAKLSPRERTQYVDALRLGLTRSSYLSS; via the coding sequence ATGTCCGCACGACGCACGCGCAAAGACGATGGCACCAGCTGGACCGTGGCCGACAGCCGCAGTGTCTACGGCATTCGCCACTGGGGAGCCGGCTATTTTGCAATCAACGAAGCCGGTCGCGTCGAAGTGCGCCCGCGCGGTGCCGGCAGCGCGCCGGTGGACTTCTACGACATCGTCGGCGACCTGCGCGAGGCGGGCCTGTCCCTGCCGCTGCTGGTGCGCTTCCCCGATATCCTGCAGGACCGCGTACGCCAGCTGACCGGCGCCTTCGACGCCAACATCGCGCGCCTGGAGTACCAGAACCAGTACACGGCCCTGTACCCGATCAAGGTCAACCAGCAGGAAGCGGTGGTGGAAAACATCATCGCTACCCAGAACGTCTCCATCGGCCTGGAAGCCGGCTCCAAGCCGGAGCTGCTGGCGGTGCTGGCGCTGGCGCCCAAAGGCGGCACCATCGTCTGCAACGGCTACAAGGACCGTGAGTTCATCCGCCTGGCGCTGATGGGCCAGAAGCTCGGCCACAACGTCTTCATCGTCATCGAGAAAGAAGCCGAGGTGGAGTTCGTCATCGACATCGCCGCCGAGCTCAAGGTGGCGCCCCAGGTGGGCCTGCGCGTGCGCCTGTCGTCGCTCGCCTCGTCCAAGTGGGCCGACACCGGTGGCGAGAAGTCCAAGTTCGGCCTCTCTGCCGCGCAGATCCTCTCGGTGGTCGAGCGCTTCCGCAAGGCCGGCCTGGACCAGGGTGTGCGCCTGCTGCACTTCCACATGGGCTCGCAGATCGCCAACCTGGCCGACTACCAGCACGGTTTCAAGGAAGCCATCCGCTACTACGCCGAACTGCGCAGCCTCGGCCTGCCGGTGGATCATATCGACGTCGGCGGCGGCCTGGGCGTGGACTACGACGGCACCCACTCGCGCAACGCCAGCTCCATCAACTACGACATGGATGACTACGCCGGCGTAGTGGTGGGCATGCTCAAGGAGTTCTGCGACGCCCAGGGCCTGCCGCATCCGCACATCTTCTCCGAGAGCGGCCGCGCCATGACCGCGCACCACGCCGTGCTGGTGATGCAGGTGACCGACGTCGAGCGCCACAACGACGCCGTGCCGCAGATCGCCAACCTCGCCGAACAGCCGGAGATCGTCCGCTGGCTGGCCGAACTGCTCGGCCCCACCGATACCGAGATGGTCACCGAGACCTACTGGCGCGCCACCCACTACATGAGCGACGCCGCCACCCAGTACGCCGAAGGCAAGCTGACGCTGGCCGAGAAGGCCCTGGCCGAGCAGACCTACTTCGCCATCTGCCGTCGCCTGCACAACCAGCTCAAGGCGCGCCAGCGTTCCCATCGCCAGGTGCTCGACGAGCTGAACGACAAGCTGGCGGAGAAGTACATCTGCAACTTCTCGGTGTTCCAGAGCCTGCCGGACACCTGGGCCATCGGCCAGGTGCTGCCGATCATCCCGCTGCACCGCCTGGACGAAGAGCCCCTGCGCCGCGCCGTGCTGCAGGACCTGACCTGCGACTCCGACGGCAAGATCAACCAGTACGTCGATGAGCAGAGCATCGAGACCAGCATGCCGGTGCACGAGGTGCGCGAGGGCGAGGACTACCTGCTGGGCGTGTTCCTGGTGGGCGCCTACCAGGAAATCCTCGGCGACATGCACAACCTGTTCGGCGACACCGACTCGGTGAACGTCTACCAGCATGACGACGGCAGCGTGTACCACGCCGGCATCGAGACCCACGACACCATCGAAGACATGCTGCGCTACGTGCACCTGTCTCCCGAGGAGCTGATGGCGCTGTACCGCGACAAGGTCTCCAGCGCCAAGCTGAGCCCGCGCGAGCGTACCCAGTACGTCGACGCCCTGCGCCTGGGGCTGACCCGCTCGTCGTACCTGTCGTCCTGA
- a CDS encoding translation initiation factor Sui1, whose amino-acid sequence MVKKASSLAALGGLVYSTDSGRHCPECRQPLDACICKQASVPAGDGIARVRRETKGRGGKTVTTVSGVPLAEDALKELATALKRRCGTGGALKDGVIEIQGDHVDLLLEELAKRGFKTKKSGG is encoded by the coding sequence GTGGTCAAGAAAGCTTCGTCCTTAGCCGCCCTCGGCGGCCTGGTGTACTCCACCGACAGCGGCCGGCACTGCCCGGAATGCCGCCAGCCTCTCGATGCCTGTATCTGCAAGCAAGCCAGCGTGCCTGCCGGCGATGGCATTGCCCGCGTGCGCCGGGAAACCAAGGGCCGTGGCGGCAAGACCGTCACCACCGTCAGCGGCGTGCCGCTGGCCGAGGATGCCCTGAAGGAGCTGGCCACTGCGCTCAAGCGGCGCTGTGGCACCGGTGGAGCGCTGAAGGACGGCGTGATCGAGATCCAGGGCGACCACGTGGACCTGTTGCTTGAAGAGCTCGCCAAGCGCGGCTTCAAGACCAAGAAATCCGGCGGCTGA
- the yfcD gene encoding NUDIX hydrolase YfcD, which produces MAIDDREAAHRAASDAERVAWVDEQDRPLGGLPRAELRERGLISRGTFILLFNSAGELCVHRRTLSKALYPGYWDVAAGGMVQEDEDYAESAARELEEELGIAGVPLREHGRFYFDGPGNRLWGAVFSAVSDAPLKLQPEEVLEARFMTLEQAVALEPCCPDSLKALQLYLAAL; this is translated from the coding sequence ATGGCCATCGACGATCGCGAGGCGGCCCATCGCGCCGCCTCCGACGCCGAGCGGGTGGCCTGGGTCGACGAGCAGGACCGCCCCCTGGGTGGCCTGCCGCGCGCCGAGCTGCGTGAGCGCGGGCTGATCTCCCGTGGCACCTTCATCCTGCTGTTCAACTCCGCCGGCGAGCTTTGCGTGCACCGCCGCACCCTGAGCAAGGCGCTCTACCCGGGCTACTGGGACGTGGCCGCTGGTGGCATGGTCCAGGAAGACGAGGACTACGCCGAATCCGCCGCCCGCGAACTGGAGGAAGAGCTCGGCATTGCCGGCGTGCCCCTGCGCGAGCATGGCCGCTTCTATTTCGACGGCCCGGGCAACCGGCTTTGGGGCGCGGTGTTCTCCGCCGTCTCCGACGCGCCGCTGAAGTTGCAGCCCGAGGAAGTGCTGGAAGCGCGCTTCATGACCTTGGAGCAGGCCGTGGCCCTGGAGCCCTGCTGCCCCGACTCCCTCAAGGCGCTGCAGTTGTATCTCGCTGCCCTGTAG
- a CDS encoding DUF2333 family protein, protein MLNWKKRMGEARERVDDSVDDVRSYFGGIWLSRALGSLLVIYLLACLVVGWYWSREPDLFPVQQNAQAAAERAGRQMVTGYTTVETLKTVAQTLLDKSGGYLSNDLAPPGLWLDNMPSWEYGVLVQVRDLSRALRKDFARSQSQSTEDPDLAKAEPRFNFDNKSWALPASESEYREGIRALDRFLARLADPKQPNAQFYSRADNLNNWLGDVATRLGSLSQRLSASVGRVRLNTDISPEAAAASGQVPAVSEEIVETPWLQIDNVFYEARGQAWALSHILRAIEVDFADVLAKKNATISVRQIIRELEAAQDPLWSPMVLNGSGYGILANHSLVMANYISRANAAVIDLRQLLEQG, encoded by the coding sequence ATGCTTAACTGGAAGAAGCGTATGGGCGAGGCGCGCGAGCGCGTCGATGATTCGGTTGACGACGTACGCAGCTACTTTGGCGGTATCTGGTTGAGCCGAGCCCTCGGCAGCCTGCTGGTGATCTACCTGTTGGCCTGCCTGGTGGTCGGCTGGTACTGGAGCCGCGAGCCCGACCTGTTCCCCGTGCAGCAGAACGCCCAGGCCGCCGCCGAACGTGCCGGCCGCCAGATGGTCACCGGCTACACCACGGTGGAAACCCTCAAGACGGTGGCCCAGACCCTGCTCGACAAGAGCGGTGGCTACCTCTCCAACGACCTGGCCCCGCCCGGGCTCTGGCTGGACAACATGCCCAGCTGGGAATACGGCGTGCTGGTCCAGGTACGCGACCTGTCCCGCGCGCTGCGCAAGGACTTCGCCCGCTCCCAGTCGCAGTCCACCGAGGACCCGGACCTGGCCAAGGCCGAGCCGCGCTTCAACTTCGACAACAAGAGCTGGGCGCTGCCGGCTTCCGAGTCCGAGTACCGTGAAGGCATTCGTGCGCTGGACCGCTTCCTCGCCCGCCTGGCCGATCCGAAGCAACCCAACGCGCAGTTCTACAGCCGCGCCGACAACCTCAACAACTGGCTAGGCGACGTCGCCACCCGCCTGGGTTCGCTGTCCCAGCGCCTCTCCGCGAGCGTCGGCCGGGTACGCCTGAACACCGACATCAGCCCGGAAGCCGCCGCCGCGTCCGGACAGGTGCCGGCGGTGAGCGAGGAGATCGTCGAGACGCCCTGGCTGCAGATCGACAACGTCTTCTACGAAGCCCGTGGCCAGGCCTGGGCGCTGTCGCACATCCTGCGCGCCATCGAGGTGGACTTCGCCGACGTGCTGGCGAAGAAGAACGCCACCATCAGCGTGCGCCAAATCATCCGTGAGCTGGAAGCCGCCCAGGACCCGCTGTGGAGCCCCATGGTGCTGAACGGCAGCGGCTACGGCATCCTCGCCAACCACTCCCTGGTGATGGCCAACTACATCTCCCGCGCCAACGCCGCGGTGATCGACCTGCGTCAGTTGCTGGAGCAGGGCTGA
- a CDS encoding PleD family two-component system response regulator, whose product MTEHEDPSRDRLKNHFAQRVINQARHVLEIWQRLQRSEWSAACMNELAEASLNLQRYAERFEQQEHSRLAVAIGNCLRGIAENRGRLSSDLITELSLLMQRLSRTGLRQGDQFEQTFLPPLRKPVYLALQSEDRAERLTQQLEFFGLNAQLCESANAFRSAMAERHPSAIVLEVDFAGPGKGLELAREAQQGLEQKLPIIFFSHDEADAPTRLAAVRAGGQEFFTGALDASSLLEKLETLTRTAHYDPFKVLVVDDSRAQATHTEQVLNSAGIVTRVITEPVQALLALADFQPDLIILDMYMPECLGTELAKVIRQHERYVSVPIIYLSAEDDLNKQLDAMSEGGDDFLTKPIKPRHLIATVRTRAKRARSLKARMVRDSLTGLFNHTHTLQLLEDASSRTRREGKPLCFAMLDIDHFKKVNDTYGHPMGDRVIKSLALFLKQRLRKTDYIGRYGGEEFAVVLPDTDLESARRVLEEIRRRFAEIRYPAQPQDLSCTFSCGIAELQDEQDINQLSKRADEALYRAKHGGRNRVELHQD is encoded by the coding sequence ATGACCGAGCACGAAGACCCCAGCCGCGACCGTCTCAAGAACCACTTCGCCCAGCGAGTGATCAACCAGGCCCGCCACGTACTGGAGATCTGGCAGCGCCTGCAGCGCAGCGAGTGGAGCGCCGCCTGCATGAACGAGCTGGCCGAAGCCAGCCTCAACCTGCAGCGCTACGCCGAACGCTTCGAACAGCAGGAACACAGCCGCCTGGCTGTCGCCATCGGCAACTGCCTGCGCGGGATCGCGGAGAATCGCGGGCGACTGTCCAGCGACCTGATCACCGAACTCAGCCTGCTGATGCAACGCCTGTCGCGTACCGGCCTGCGCCAGGGCGACCAGTTCGAGCAGACCTTCCTGCCGCCCCTGCGCAAGCCGGTGTACCTGGCGCTGCAAAGCGAGGACCGCGCCGAACGCCTGACCCAGCAGCTGGAGTTCTTCGGCCTCAACGCGCAACTCTGCGAAAGCGCCAATGCCTTCCGCTCCGCCATGGCCGAGCGGCACCCGTCGGCGATTGTCCTGGAAGTGGACTTCGCCGGACCGGGCAAGGGCCTGGAGCTGGCCCGCGAGGCCCAGCAGGGCCTGGAGCAGAAGCTGCCGATCATCTTCTTCAGCCACGACGAAGCCGACGCCCCTACCCGCCTGGCCGCCGTGCGCGCCGGTGGCCAGGAGTTCTTCACCGGCGCCCTGGACGCCTCCAGCCTGCTGGAGAAACTCGAGACCCTGACCCGCACCGCCCACTACGACCCGTTCAAGGTGCTGGTGGTGGACGACTCCCGCGCCCAGGCCACCCATACCGAGCAGGTCCTCAACTCCGCCGGCATCGTCACCCGGGTCATCACCGAGCCGGTGCAGGCCCTGCTGGCCCTGGCCGACTTCCAGCCGGACCTGATCATCCTCGACATGTACATGCCCGAATGCCTGGGCACCGAGCTGGCCAAGGTGATCCGCCAGCACGAGCGCTATGTCAGCGTGCCGATCATCTACCTCTCGGCCGAGGACGACCTGAACAAGCAGCTGGACGCCATGAGCGAGGGCGGTGACGACTTCCTCACCAAGCCGATCAAGCCGCGCCACCTGATCGCCACGGTGCGCACCCGCGCCAAGCGCGCGCGCAGCCTCAAGGCGCGCATGGTGCGCGACAGCCTCACCGGCCTGTTCAACCACACCCACACCCTGCAGCTCCTGGAAGATGCCAGCTCCCGCACACGCCGGGAGGGCAAGCCGCTGTGCTTCGCCATGCTCGACATCGACCACTTCAAGAAGGTCAACGACACCTACGGCCATCCCATGGGCGACCGGGTGATCAAGAGCCTGGCCTTGTTCCTCAAGCAGCGCCTGCGCAAGACCGACTACATCGGCCGCTACGGCGGCGAGGAATTCGCCGTGGTGCTGCCCGACACCGACCTGGAGTCGGCCCGGCGGGTGCTGGAGGAAATCCGCCGACGCTTCGCCGAGATCCGCTACCCCGCGCAGCCCCAGGACCTCAGCTGCACCTTCAGCTGCGGCATCGCCGAGCTGCAGGACGAGCAGGACATCAACCAACTGTCCAAGCGCGCCGACGAAGCGCTCTACCGCGCCAAGCACGGCGGGCGCAACCGGGTGGAACTGCACCAGGACTGA
- a CDS encoding methyl-accepting chemotaxis protein has translation MRLKLLTNLITLLLVTVCLALGATLWWSQRALERPYQLMEQYLELSQRFRSEVADNVQGYLNSGDALRHSAASQGIDSLEQRLGQLPAEFTDELLPSFNELREFTRGELLAAGKLAGDPQGLLIQAEREIAGALDQLAHYADSADTPAAGDYRPPLFAAAQHLNRLSQARAKLVASGRDELAADLDRELQALAGDSARLEQLPLLGLTDSGGSAADDFAAMMGLESSGDSSQAEDRGIALKRELAGLLKRYPGELTRTREQIQRRAELLAASTQRVDALQAALAALEPEVRAEHGRIQAEVRLMQGLMIGLILLIALCIDRIQRRLTQVLGRLVDALGAWAAGDFSRPIALGSSTRDLRLIEESLNRLRDYLGELVGTIRQHAEQVAGSSSTLADLNNGLHSGAEDQAGGTAQIRDALGELESTIQQVAGDASLAADASRDAGRAVEHGQSVIDQSLAGLHQLVGEVQNNAQAVERLAEETETIDKVLTVIRAIAEQTNLLALNAAIEAARAGEMGRGFAVVAEEVRSLARRTTGATSEIQQLIARLQQAARQSVDAMRIQVEHAESSAEQAAAADGALVEVVSAIRTIASMAERIADATAQQSGAVSDIRDHSEQIHQLGGNNLVRIGESRSQGERLLRLGGELHTAVQAFRV, from the coding sequence ATGCGCCTGAAACTGCTCACCAACCTGATTACCCTGCTGCTGGTCACCGTGTGCCTGGCGCTGGGGGCCACCCTGTGGTGGTCGCAACGGGCGCTGGAGCGCCCCTACCAACTGATGGAGCAATACCTCGAGCTGTCCCAGCGCTTCCGCAGCGAGGTGGCGGACAACGTCCAGGGCTATCTCAACAGCGGCGATGCGCTGCGCCACAGCGCCGCCAGCCAGGGCATCGACAGCCTGGAGCAACGCCTCGGCCAGCTCCCCGCCGAATTCACCGACGAGCTGCTCCCCAGTTTCAATGAACTGCGCGAGTTCACCCGCGGCGAGCTACTGGCCGCCGGCAAGCTGGCGGGCGACCCCCAGGGCCTGCTGATCCAGGCCGAGCGGGAAATCGCCGGCGCCCTCGACCAGCTCGCCCACTATGCCGACTCCGCCGACACCCCGGCGGCCGGCGACTACCGCCCGCCCCTGTTCGCCGCCGCCCAGCACCTCAACCGCCTGAGCCAGGCCCGCGCCAAACTGGTGGCCAGCGGCCGCGACGAGCTGGCCGCCGACCTCGACCGCGAGTTGCAGGCCCTGGCTGGCGACAGCGCCCGGCTGGAGCAATTGCCCCTGCTCGGCTTAACCGACAGCGGCGGCTCGGCGGCGGACGATTTCGCCGCGATGATGGGCCTGGAAAGCAGCGGCGACAGCAGCCAGGCGGAAGACCGGGGCATCGCCTTGAAGCGCGAGCTGGCCGGCCTGCTCAAGCGCTATCCCGGCGAACTGACCCGCACCCGCGAACAGATCCAGCGCCGCGCCGAACTGCTCGCCGCCAGCACCCAGCGGGTCGACGCCCTGCAAGCGGCACTGGCCGCCCTGGAGCCGGAAGTCCGCGCCGAACACGGGCGCATCCAGGCCGAAGTGCGCCTGATGCAGGGCCTGATGATCGGCCTGATCCTGCTGATCGCCCTGTGCATCGACCGCATCCAGCGCCGCCTGACCCAGGTGCTCGGACGCCTGGTCGACGCCCTCGGCGCCTGGGCCGCCGGCGATTTCAGCCGCCCCATCGCCCTGGGTTCCAGCACCCGCGACCTGCGCCTGATCGAGGAATCCCTCAATCGCCTGCGCGACTACCTCGGAGAACTGGTGGGCACCATTCGCCAGCACGCCGAGCAGGTGGCCGGCAGCAGCAGCACCCTGGCCGACCTGAACAACGGCCTGCACAGCGGCGCCGAAGACCAGGCCGGCGGCACCGCGCAGATCCGCGACGCCCTGGGTGAACTGGAAAGCACCATCCAGCAGGTGGCCGGCGACGCCAGCCTGGCCGCCGATGCCAGCCGCGATGCAGGCCGCGCCGTGGAGCACGGGCAAAGCGTGATCGACCAGAGCCTGGCCGGGCTGCATCAGCTGGTGGGCGAGGTGCAGAACAACGCCCAGGCGGTGGAACGCCTGGCGGAAGAAACCGAAACCATCGACAAGGTGCTGACGGTGATCCGCGCCATCGCCGAACAGACCAACCTGCTGGCCCTCAATGCCGCCATCGAGGCGGCCCGCGCCGGCGAGATGGGCCGTGGCTTCGCCGTGGTCGCCGAGGAAGTCCGCTCCCTGGCCCGGCGTACCACCGGTGCCACCAGCGAGATCCAGCAGTTGATCGCGCGCCTGCAGCAGGCGGCGCGGCAATCGGTGGACGCCATGCGCATCCAGGTGGAGCACGCCGAGTCCAGCGCCGAGCAGGCGGCCGCCGCCGACGGCGCCCTGGTGGAGGTGGTCAGCGCCATCCGCACCATCGCCAGCATGGCCGAGCGCATCGCCGACGCCACCGCCCAGCAGTCCGGCGCGGTCAGCGATATCCGCGACCACAGCGAGCAGATCCACCAGCTGGGCGGCAACAACCTGGTGCGCATCGGCGAGAGCCGCAGCCAGGGCGAACGGCTGTTGCGCCTGGGCGGGGAACTGCACACCGCCGTGCAGGCCTTCCGGGTCTGA